The Erigeron canadensis isolate Cc75 chromosome 1, C_canadensis_v1, whole genome shotgun sequence genome segment ACCTGGTTTCCGAGACATAGACTGAAGTCACACAATTGTGTTCAATACTATAGACATGCATTTAAGATTGGTTCAAGCGTCAGAGTCGGACAGAGTTGCTAAATGATTTGTATCGATGCCTATAAATTGCAGCCAAAGAATCAAATTGCCACAACACAATCACAACCACAACCGCAAATGCACATCTTTCTCATTTGTCATTGTACAAAAAGTTAGACTTTTATCTTGTTCATTTCACATGTTCGTCTGTATGTATATAGGCATGGTACATTCTATGAGCCAAAATGCAACACCTAGCTAGCTATTTGAGTATacaaaatctaacaacttatgaTCATCTGCTAGTTTAAATGCATTTTGTTTGTTACGTTTAGATGCAACAACAATTAACAATTTCATATCAACAAATCGACACCGGCCCCCTTATTGTCACCCTATAATCATCCTTCAATGGCTTGTTTGTCAATGTGGGATTTCCTGTATGCATCATTGTGACAAACTCGTTGTAATCTATACGGCCATCCTGCAAGTTAACAATAAAAACAGACTCAACACAACAAGTAAATGTGGAAATTTAAACTCATTTATAGTCAATGGGTCAATTGAGAGTTTTAACTCTAACCGTTCAACTAGTAAATAAAAGCATAGCTTATAAGGAAAAGTGGGAACACTTGGTCTAAAGTGTTATTAGTTATTACATGCTCAACTAGTCATCTATTcagaaaatttgtaaattttggACAAAAAAGTATTCTGCAGGTCAACCCAGCCTGACCCATTTCAACCCTATGAAaactttccattttttttacacAGAATTATTGATGTCCTGACAAAATAAATATTGATAGTCTAGAATCTAGATATGATTGTAGTAAGAACTTACATTATTTTGGTCAGCTTCTTTGATAATTTCTTCTAAATGAACACAATCTAATCCAAACTCTTTGCAGGCTTGTTGGAGTTCATCAAGGGTGATATAACCACTGTCATCTTTATCAAAATACGAAAAAGCAGCGAACAAATGATTTTCCCTATCAACTTGGTTCATATGCAAAGTTGCAGCTACAAATTCTTCGTAGTCAATAATACCATTATTATCAATATCCGCCTGTATTTCAAGTTTAAACAATCAAATGACTAATTCAATTTTAATTCGAGCAGAAAAGAAGGATAATCAGATATACTTACAGATTGCATTAGATCATAGATCTCAGACTCTTTGAGATTAGAACCAAATCGCCTGAGTCCAGCCTTAAGTTCTTCAAAAGTAATATAACCACTGTTGTCTGTATCTATTATCTTGAACATTTGTTTTAAGCCCGCGATTTCTTCCTCAGAGAGTTTTGATGCGATGACCTGTGAGGAACACCAGATGGGTAAGGATAAGGTTAAAGTCAACATTTTTGCAGTGAGATTTTGAAATTATCAGCTTCTTTTTCTTGATCTACTTACTCTTAGAGCCATTTTCTTGAGCTTGTTCATGGCAGAAAATTGAGTTAACCGGCTCAGCACTGCAGAATCAAGAGGTTTATCTGGAGCAACACCATCTTCACTGATCCAAGGGTGGCCTGAAGTGGTGAGAACAAGAATTAGAATCATATTGCTAAGATTATGGATGTGTGCTTTGGAAGTgtgtatatgaatatatgatattatcTGGATGATACTATTTGGATGTCCTGCTGCTGTTTTCAGGTTGTAATATTCAGATAATTAGTAGATGTTTAAGACTTGAGTATTTTGGACAATCAGATTATCTAAGGAATCAATAGGAAAATAATAATCAGAAGCATAATCTGTTATGCAAAAGTTGTATTTCAACTGGAAATTCAATTCACAACAATAAGAAAATCAGTAGCAGAACACAAATCCAAACATCCCCTATGTTGTTAATTAGAAGCCAGTGTTGTTGATcagaaataaaatgaaaaaggaaCAGTTAGACTTACAAAGAACTTCATGAGCCGTTATCCGCCTTTTGGGGTGTCTGATGAGCATTTTTCTAACTAAATCTTTAGCACTTTCAGAGATACTAGGCCATGGATCAGAGGAGAAGTCGAGTTTACCCCGCAAGACTTCTTCAAATATTTCATTCTCAGATTCTGCATCGAAATAAAGATTATAAATGGGGATGACTAAGTTGAAAATATTTACTCATTTAATGTAGTATTTAAGACTAACCTCCCCAAAATGGAGGCACCCCACAAAGGAGAATGTAAAGGATCACACCAGCGCTCCATATATCTGCTTCTGGACCATAATTTTTAAGCAATACTTCAGGTGCAACATAGTATGGACTACCAACCACATCAATGAAAGTTTCACCTGCAATTTACACAtggtaaattttatttataatcattttttgTTACCATTGATATGAAACTGATTATCGAACCCAACAAACTCCAAATAACAATCACTTAATCAGAAGCATGATCTATTGCTATCCAAATGTTGAGGTCTATAATGAGTTTCAAAATGCAACATAAATTCAAGACAAACATGTGATCTGAAAAGTACCTGGTTTAAAGAAAACTGATAGCCCAAAGTCTATGGTTTTAAGTGATGAATCTTCGTGTTCATCGACAAAGAGGAAGTTCTCGGGCTTAAGATCACGATGCATAACTCCTAATGAATGACAAGTTTCAATCACACCAACAATCGTTCTAACAAGTTCAGCCGCTTTTCTTTCTGAAAAATGCCCTATTTTCGTAATCCTATCAAACAATTCACCTCCAGCACAAAGTTCCATCACCAAATGAACAGCCACAGAATCCTCATAAGCGCCTTGAATCGAAACCACATTAGAGTTGCCAGATAAATGATGCATGATTTCGATTTCTCTTCTAACGTCCTCCACATCTTCATCTGTTAACAACTTTCTCTTAGCGATTGATTTGCAGGCGAATTCTTTTCCAGTAGTCTTCTCTATACAAAGAAAAGTCGTACCAAATTGACCATGTCCTAGTTTCTGACCCAAATTAAAGTACTCTTTCAAATGCCCGGTTTTCGTCTTCAATACCCTATCAGCTTGCAACCCTGCACTCAACATTCTCTTCACATTATGCGCCATTTTAACATCAGACGATTTACTTTGTTGCTTCACAACCAGAACCATTTCGGATTGTTTCATTTCTTGATCCAAAACTACCACCTGTGAAGGTTTAGCAATGTTTTTCGGTATGATCACCAACCGTGGAGCTGTCTTTTGAACCTCCACAGGAACTTTATCATCTTTATCTATCGACGGCATTTCTTTGCTAAATTCACCTTCGCCATTCTTATAATAGATCAAATCCGGCGACTTAGACCACCAATACGAATGTGACATAGATtgaaagaatccatctttcgaGTAACACGATCCTACACATACATTTCCCATATATCTAAATTTCTTTACCCACaatcttttttcaaaaatagaTGTCTAGTTACAGCAAAAATTCATACACAAAGCTCTCAATACAACAGAattcccccttttttttttcgcCAAATTTTAAAGTTCTTACAGACATATAAACAAACACCTAGTGTACAGACATATAAAGGAAATTGGGGATGTGGGTATGATGTAAATTTGTAAGAAACAGGATAAGATTGGTGGGTATGATCGAAAGATTTTAACTTGGTATGGGTTTACTAAGtccttttatataaatttttggaaaaaatgGGACTTTTTCTAATGTTTGAATGTTTcatgtttgtgtatatatatgtgtgtatgtatgtatagatggACATGTACACGGGAAGCGTGGAGGTCGCAGAAATTGACGAGGGAAAGTGACAGGTTTTTCATTTGGGATGTTTTTTAAACGCGTTAGGCACACACTTTTTACATACACATCTTCAAAACAAAAAGGCATCATACCTATCATACCTATGTGTTTGAATTTACgtttacattttgtttttcaaatatttCATTCATTATGTGACACGTTATGTCTTAAAAGATTTTAGATGATTGTATGCTCATAAGGTAATGCTAATTATAGTGGTTAAACTTTATCTCTTAATCTTAAGTGTAGAAAATATGATCTATGTTAGTCAATAAAGTATTTTGCCGTTCTAGAAAATGTTGGTCAATAAAGTATAACTTCTCTTCGAACGTCATACCTATCATGTACTTTTTTGGTAAAGTTAATACAACATGTATATTTGAAGTATGGatttaggaaaatgattaatcattaaAAGAGGCCGTTTGTTTGATAAGAATAGAGTCATAGACCGTTTGAAAAATTCTTTAATTATTATACGCTAAAAATTTACACACAAAATTGTGTTTGATTATAAAATATCAAGTACCCTCTAGCCTCATATTAGTTTCATTAcgtaaaaatttaatataaatagaaAAGCCAATCATATATGTTAAGTCTCAAGTTGGAACAAGGTACATATAcgcagaggcggtaccaggaaaaaatttcaaagggggcaaacttagaaaacttatgaaaaataaatctaaaagagggcaaaatgttaaaaacctatacaaaatttttaaaattttatgaaaaatttaaaaatacatgacaaaatttaaatttagaaaggggcattggacccccttgcccccctttagtaccATCCCTGCATATACGGTATATGTACCTTTAATATCAACGTTCACgctaaaaaatttaaaaattgatatGGTATATGATATACCATATCAATTTTTTAGTACACTATatcaaattatgttttatgaTGATGTATATATGGTAGTACAAATCTTTGATATCAACTTTAATACATTGTGGGTTCACGCTAAACACCCTTTATAACTGGTCAACTGCGGTGTCATACAAAGAAGTTAAGAAACTACAAGTGGAAGCAAGGTGGTTATACTAATTAAGCTACTTCTTGGAGGTCATTAGAAAGCGTCAAGTGAGTGAGACCTAGTTTTCACaaactttaatataaaaaactaaaaaatacatattcCAAGTGATTTAAATGCATGGgtaatttcatatttttcttcaCTTGATAAATGGatgattttaataataatactactaataataaaaatgaaatagaaaGATGGTTGACCTGTGTATAAAGTGGAGGAGCACTTGCACGACTAAATTGGATGTTTGACAAACGGCTGCTAACCggatttaaaacaaataacatcAAGACAAACCACACCTTCCTTGATATAATCCAcaactaattattattagttataataataattaaaacataaaccttttttttttacaaatataataatgCAAATAAAGCATTTAATATAATGGGTTTGTATATCTAACCGAGTTAGAGGCTGGCGGGCCGGCTGTTGCCGGAGACAGCTTCATTCTTGTCTTTGAGACAATGGGCTAATTTGCAACTTAACACCACACCATCAACTTTCATTCacaattttaacatttttaacttttatactCCTAACAACTCTTTTCATTTCAATCTTTTACGATATGTACAACACACAAAGGTTATGAATTGTGACATCTTTGTATGGTTGAATTATGTAATACAAAGTtatcaagaaaaaatatatatatatatatatatcctgtTGTTTcttcattttataattttttgcaTTTTGGTTCTCGTCGAGGTTTTGGcattttaatttcataattCAAGTTTACATGAATGTTGAACTTAATCGGTGTTTATGAGTAATGAGTATATTGGGTTACTGAATTAAATGGTAGGTTTTTATTGTTAGGATGCCGCTATAATAAAACTTGCGTTAATATCATTACTTTTCAGGCTAATTACTTGTTATCTTCTTACTCAGAGGTTTTGTATGTTCGGATTATCAGGAAAGACAAATCTTTGAAAGATAAACGGTCTAGTGGGGTATTCCCGTGACCATTTTCAAACCTTTTATCCTGGCCCTCCCAAGGTTGTTAACCTAGTGAGGTTCGAACAAGATACTTCTTGTGAAGACATTAGAACATCTGAGCACTATGCAGGCTTGTCGGTGATTAGTAAAATTACTTTGTGCTAATGCAACTTAATGTACCAAGAATACATGAAAATTTTAACAGCgttattataacttataagaggCATGTGAAAAGCGAATGGGTGCAATAGAGGTCATGAACTCATGATTGACCCGCCCAGAAGTTTACTTATTCCTTTGACTTCCACTTGATGAAATGAACAAAGAAGATTTCCTCCACTGATAAAGCTCCCACCTAAACTCGTGTctcatcttttcttaaaaaggtTATTCATGCTGCAGATGCTGGCTTTTAGGCTCAATCTTAGTTTTCAGCGGTAACCATATCTAGATGTTCAGGATACCCCTTTATGGTTCTGTTTGCAGGGCATTCAGAAATGGATCCACATGCCAAACAGTCCCAGTCCCAGTCCCATTTAGTTTTAGGCCGGGTAACTAAAACTGAacaggttttttatttttttatttttaatctagAGTTTGTAATCTCTAAACGGCTcaacatgaaaatatatattttgaagctATAAAACCTTTTGCATTCAGCTAATCTAGTTTGGGACCATATTCTAAATTTTCAGTTTCAGTGCAGCATCCTAATTGGTTCAACGTGGTCTGGTTTTGTCCCTAGGAACAATCCTATCCCAGGTCTTTTAAGAAGCGACGAAACTCTAAAGAATGCACCGAGATCATTGATCCTAACCAAATATACTTTTGCCAGTCCGAATCTTTAGGCCATCAAAGTATAGAAACAAAGTTCTAAGAATCAACAAAATGTATCAGAATAGGGCCTGAAAAATTCTGCTAGTAGAGTCCCATAACATTTATACTCTATTCTCCAAACAAGGAACAAATATTCAACACAGCTCACTgctatttaaaattaatatagcAAGATATTTTTTTCAACCACAAAGATTAAAACATCTAATAAATGCAATTCATTTAGTTAACTAGCATCTACAATTATTCCAAAACCATACTAATAAGCATCAAGACACTAATATAAGTGGATCATGTGAGCTCAAACATCTCTGGCCAATCCTGAAAGATCGACATGTCCATCACGAGTTTCAGGCTCAACGATCTTTGGAGGTGAAGCTTCAATGGGTACACTCCTTTTAGAAGAAGGTTTAGAATCCCCATCAAACAAACTAGGAGACCCAAAAGTGGCTTTGGAGTCCCCGTCATAAAGATGAGGAGACCCAAACATACCGAAAATCCCTTTCGTCATGTCTTCAGCAGCCTCAAAGAAACGGTTCATGTTTCCAAAAAAGTTGCGTTCAATTGATTCTATATCACTGCGCAGTCCAGGGAAGTCAAACGGTGTAAGCTCTGATGACTGCCGTGGGAAAGAAGAACCTTTTGTCATCTGTTCAGTCACATCTTCTTCAGTGTATTCCTTGTTAGAATGCACTACCTCAGATGGCCTGAAAGATTTTAAATACGTGTCAAACTGATTCAAGTAAATTGATGGGCAGAGTGCCAGAGTCGCTTGCTATTATTCTATTAACAGGTCAGAAATTTATACAACTAGCATCCAGAATTTGGGGGGACCGAATCAAACGTATTTGTTGCACTAACGAATCCTTTTCGCCCCATTCCAAGTGACACATAAACTTGTGGGAGTGCTATGTCAATTGTTTCATCCAACTAAGTAACCCACAATCGGTATATTTTTTGCCTAATTGTCTATGACAATTCAAGTGCTATGcttttttttccccctaaacTTTTACCCAAATTACgacaaacaaacacacacataactgTGTGAAAACAAACATCTATTAATGCAATATACATTAGATTAATCAAATCAAGTTA includes the following:
- the LOC122598114 gene encoding calcium-dependent protein kinase 26-like, whose translation is MGNVCVGSCYSKDGFFQSMSHSYWWSKSPDLIYYKNGEGEFSKEMPSIDKDDKVPVEVQKTAPRLVIIPKNIAKPSQVVVLDQEMKQSEMVLVVKQQSKSSDVKMAHNVKRMLSAGLQADRVLKTKTGHLKEYFNLGQKLGHGQFGTTFLCIEKTTGKEFACKSIAKRKLLTDEDVEDVRREIEIMHHLSGNSNVVSIQGAYEDSVAVHLVMELCAGGELFDRITKIGHFSERKAAELVRTIVGVIETCHSLGVMHRDLKPENFLFVDEHEDSSLKTIDFGLSVFFKPGETFIDVVGSPYYVAPEVLLKNYGPEADIWSAGVILYILLCGVPPFWGESENEIFEEVLRGKLDFSSDPWPSISESAKDLVRKMLIRHPKRRITAHEVLCHPWISEDGVAPDKPLDSAVLSRLTQFSAMNKLKKMALRVIASKLSEEEIAGLKQMFKIIDTDNSGYITFEELKAGLRRFGSNLKESEIYDLMQSADIDNNGIIDYEEFVAATLHMNQVDRENHLFAAFSYFDKDDSGYITLDELQQACKEFGLDCVHLEEIIKEADQNNDGRIDYNEFVTMMHTGNPTLTNKPLKDDYRVTIRGPVSIC
- the LOC122580851 gene encoding fra a 1-associated protein yields the protein MGWVWKDDDEDSSGEIYGGNNPRSDGVACSTRKIVSSQCRTEEVEPGKFIKKCEKTEQVLKDCLGRPSEVVHSNKEYTEEDVTEQMTKGSSFPRQSSELTPFDFPGLRSDIESIERNFFGNMNRFFEAAEDMTKGIFGMFGSPHLYDGDSKATFGSPSLFDGDSKPSSKRSVPIEASPPKIVEPETRDGHVDLSGLARDV